The Paenibacillus sp. J23TS9 genome includes a window with the following:
- a CDS encoding virulence factor — protein MKIKFIEPTPSPNSMKLHLDESLDAGIRKTYTLDNERSAPSWIREMLHIEGVKSVFHTLDFVALERKGNADWSVILGEVQERFGQEGMQNALLEDEEGAGEHFGEAEVLVQFFRGIPMQIRVKSGTLEERMALSQRFTEAVMEVAAATMIKERKLKDYGVRYGELQEIAKEVEQELEAAFPEERLKQVISQAIAHGASSEEFEEERRELSLEELEEAMNSADWRVRYAAMDNMTPAEEHLPVISKALHDEKMQTRRLAVVYLGDLRTPEAMEQLYEALKDSSPTVRRTAGDTLSDIGDPAATPAMQALLKDSSKIVRWRAARFLYEVGTEEARDALEDAVNDPEFEVSLQARMALERIESGEQAAGTVWQQMAKRNQP, from the coding sequence ATGAAAATTAAATTCATAGAACCAACGCCGAGTCCCAATTCCATGAAGCTGCATCTCGATGAAAGCCTGGATGCTGGGATCCGGAAAACATATACCCTCGACAATGAGCGGTCCGCTCCTTCCTGGATCCGGGAAATGCTGCATATCGAAGGCGTGAAAAGTGTATTCCACACGCTGGACTTCGTCGCTCTTGAGCGTAAAGGCAATGCCGACTGGTCGGTTATTCTGGGCGAGGTACAGGAGCGCTTTGGTCAAGAAGGGATGCAAAATGCATTGCTTGAGGATGAAGAAGGCGCTGGAGAACATTTCGGTGAAGCGGAGGTGCTGGTGCAGTTCTTCCGCGGCATTCCGATGCAGATCCGGGTGAAATCCGGAACGCTGGAGGAACGGATGGCGCTATCCCAGCGCTTCACGGAAGCGGTTATGGAAGTAGCGGCAGCAACCATGATCAAGGAGCGCAAGCTGAAGGATTATGGCGTTCGCTACGGCGAGCTTCAGGAAATCGCCAAGGAAGTTGAGCAGGAGCTCGAAGCAGCCTTTCCGGAAGAACGCCTGAAGCAGGTTATCTCCCAGGCCATTGCCCATGGAGCAAGCAGCGAGGAATTCGAGGAAGAACGCCGCGAGCTGAGCCTGGAAGAACTCGAAGAAGCGATGAACAGCGCGGACTGGCGTGTGCGTTATGCCGCAATGGATAACATGACCCCTGCCGAGGAACATCTTCCAGTCATCAGCAAGGCACTTCATGATGAGAAAATGCAGACACGCCGTCTGGCCGTTGTATATCTCGGCGATCTCCGTACACCGGAAGCGATGGAGCAGCTGTACGAGGCGCTCAAGGACAGCTCTCCAACGGTACGCCGTACAGCCGGGGATACACTTTCGGATATCGGTGATCCGGCGGCTACACCAGCGATGCAGGCGCTGCTGAAAGACAGCAGCAAAATTGTCCGCTGGCGCGCAGCACGGTTCCTCTATGAAGTCGGTACCGAAGAAGCCAGAGACGCTCTGGAGGATGCCGTCAATGATCCAGAGTTCGAGGTCAGTCTGCAGGCGCGGATGGCATTGGAACGGATCGAGTCCGGTGAACAGGCTGCCGGTACCGTATGGCAGCAAATGGCCAAGCGCAACCAGCCCTAA
- a CDS encoding amino acid permease produces the protein MSNKTPATSLRQSLKARHMTMIALGGSIGTGLFLASGSAISSSGPGGAILAYAAIGLMVYFLMTSLGEMATYMPDSGSFSTYGSRFVSPAFGFAVGWNFWYNWAVTIAAELAAATVIIKYWLPDSPSLLWSFLFLALMFALNVLSAKGYGESEYWFAIIKIVTVIIFLVLGVMMIFGILGGKPVGFSNFNLGGSPFHGGFFAIIGVFMAAGFSFQGTELIGVAAGESENPRKNVPRAIRQVFWRILIFYIFAIVVIGFLIPYTNPNLLKSDLNNIGVSPFTLVFEKAGLAFAASVMNAVILSSVLSAGNSGMYSSTRVLYAMAKDGLAPKLLGKLNSRGVPINALIMTTLVGMLAFLASLFGDGVVYNWLLNASGMCGFINWLGIAICHYRFRRAFIAQGHSLDELPYRAKWFPLGPILAFILCIIAIAGQNTGAFTGSSIDWYGILVSYVSVPLFIVIWLAYKWIKGSKLIPLKQCDLNTNERPNR, from the coding sequence ATGAGTAACAAAACACCTGCGACCTCGCTGCGACAGAGCCTGAAAGCCCGTCATATGACGATGATTGCCCTCGGGGGCTCCATCGGTACCGGGCTTTTTCTTGCCAGCGGGAGCGCGATATCCTCCTCGGGTCCCGGCGGTGCCATTCTGGCTTATGCCGCCATTGGACTCATGGTATATTTTCTTATGACCAGTCTCGGAGAAATGGCAACCTACATGCCGGACTCCGGTTCCTTCAGCACATACGGCAGCCGTTTTGTCAGCCCGGCCTTTGGCTTTGCTGTCGGCTGGAACTTCTGGTACAACTGGGCAGTAACGATTGCAGCCGAGCTGGCTGCCGCCACAGTTATTATTAAATACTGGCTGCCGGATTCTCCCTCTCTCTTGTGGAGCTTCTTGTTCCTGGCGTTAATGTTTGCCTTGAATGTTCTCTCCGCCAAAGGTTATGGAGAATCGGAATACTGGTTCGCTATTATCAAAATCGTCACGGTTATCATCTTTCTGGTTCTCGGCGTCATGATGATCTTTGGCATTCTGGGCGGCAAGCCCGTCGGATTCAGCAACTTTAATCTGGGCGGCAGCCCATTCCATGGGGGCTTCTTTGCCATCATTGGCGTATTCATGGCTGCAGGCTTCTCCTTCCAGGGTACCGAGCTGATCGGTGTCGCTGCAGGAGAAAGTGAAAATCCGCGAAAGAATGTGCCGCGCGCCATCCGTCAGGTTTTCTGGCGGATCCTGATTTTCTACATTTTTGCAATTGTGGTCATTGGATTTCTGATTCCTTACACCAATCCGAATTTGCTCAAATCAGACCTGAACAACATTGGTGTCAGTCCCTTTACGCTGGTATTTGAAAAGGCGGGTCTTGCCTTTGCCGCTTCCGTCATGAACGCCGTCATCTTGAGTTCTGTTCTTTCCGCCGGTAACTCCGGTATGTATTCCTCCACCCGCGTGCTTTATGCGATGGCTAAGGATGGACTTGCGCCCAAGCTTCTTGGCAAACTGAACAGCCGCGGTGTTCCGATCAATGCTTTGATCATGACGACACTGGTCGGCATGCTTGCCTTCCTCGCCTCCCTGTTCGGAGACGGTGTTGTGTATAATTGGCTGCTGAACGCCTCCGGGATGTGCGGCTTTATCAACTGGCTAGGCATTGCGATCTGCCATTACCGGTTTCGGCGCGCTTTTATCGCTCAGGGTCATTCACTCGATGAACTGCCGTACCGGGCGAAATGGTTCCCTCTCGGCCCGATACTTGCCTTTATTTTATGTATCATTGCTATTGCCGGCCAAAATACCGGTGCCTTCACGGGTTCGAGTATCGACTGGTACGGGATTCTGGTGTCCTACGTCAGCGTTCCGCTCTTTATCGTCATCTGGCTAGCCTATAAGTGGATTAAAGGCAGCAAGCTGATCCCCTTGAAGCAATGTGATCTGAACACGAATGAACGGCCAAATCGCTGA
- a CDS encoding transglutaminase domain-containing protein, whose amino-acid sequence MRWKRRSVAKVVLTGTLIAAVLPPSIDWEMVYASTTSSANVVRSDQELQKTLLSAMNQRLSQVQFVYQGKTNQLKGQLKDALEQALESDPYMNYTIESYGYSYSGSTKSANVSVQLSYRETAAQTAYVSRRVQSILGSIIKPGMNDHEKVKVIHDWIVLNLKYDETLRKYTAYDGLSSGSTVCQGYSLLAYKMLKDAGITNRIVEGTAAPRDTGISQLHAWNLVLLDGKWYHLDTTWDDPAPDKAGEIGTGYYLRTDGQMKKDHSWTKSYPAANTLYRNTLTKLISQKDSHQGFYKKLEHALEYQLYEPSEIVSSSSQLRTKVRGVIKEKGHSLLFRYHGSHEDLMDDLQDLYRLGVNSISYVESELDETNDLRVYVTWK is encoded by the coding sequence ATGAGATGGAAACGCAGATCGGTGGCCAAGGTAGTGCTGACCGGTACGCTCATCGCAGCGGTGTTACCCCCTAGTATTGATTGGGAAATGGTGTATGCTTCCACGACATCCAGCGCAAATGTGGTCCGGTCCGATCAGGAGCTTCAGAAAACATTGCTAAGTGCGATGAACCAGCGTTTGAGCCAGGTCCAGTTTGTGTATCAAGGGAAGACCAATCAGCTGAAGGGGCAGCTGAAGGATGCTTTGGAACAGGCGCTTGAAAGCGACCCTTACATGAACTACACGATTGAGAGCTATGGCTATTCTTACAGCGGAAGCACGAAATCGGCAAATGTGAGTGTGCAGCTGAGTTACCGGGAAACGGCAGCCCAGACGGCGTATGTCTCCCGGCGTGTCCAGAGCATTCTGGGCAGCATTATCAAGCCGGGAATGAATGACCATGAGAAAGTCAAAGTGATTCACGACTGGATTGTTCTCAACTTGAAATATGACGAGACACTGCGGAAATATACGGCTTATGATGGTCTGAGCTCCGGAAGTACGGTATGCCAAGGCTATTCCCTTTTAGCCTATAAAATGCTGAAGGACGCTGGAATAACAAACCGGATTGTGGAAGGGACCGCCGCCCCGCGGGATACGGGAATCAGCCAGCTTCATGCGTGGAATCTCGTACTGCTCGATGGGAAGTGGTACCACCTCGATACGACCTGGGACGACCCGGCTCCGGACAAAGCGGGGGAGATTGGAACGGGCTATTACCTTCGCACGGATGGGCAGATGAAAAAGGATCACAGCTGGACGAAAAGCTACCCAGCAGCGAATACGCTCTACAGAAACACACTGACGAAATTAATCAGCCAAAAGGACAGCCATCAAGGCTTTTACAAGAAGCTGGAGCATGCGCTCGAATATCAGCTGTATGAGCCCTCTGAGATTGTAAGTTCAAGCTCCCAATTGAGAACCAAGGTGCGTGGGGTCATTAAGGAGAAAGGACATTCCTTATTATTCCGGTATCATGGAAGCCATGAGGATTTGATGGATGATCTGCAGGATCTGTACCGGCTGGGCGTTAACTCCATTTCGTATGTGGAAAGCGAGCTTGATGAGACAAATGATCTTAGAGTGTATGTCACCTGGAAATAG
- a CDS encoding bifunctional 4-hydroxy-2-oxoglutarate aldolase/2-dehydro-3-deoxy-phosphogluconate aldolase: MKLTNELMSSRLVAIVRGIKREEARAAGAGLAAGGVKLMEVTMNTAGALDIMQDWRSAYDGQAYVGAGTVLNVNMAKEAVSAGAQFLISPNVDMNVISFALEQGIDIWPGAMTPTEIAAAFYAGAEVVKLFPMASLGLGYLREIRGPLNHIPLIATGGVTLQNIADYFEAGASAVGIGSSLLPKDALAKGNTEEIALCAARFVQAAVRTNP; this comes from the coding sequence ATGAAACTGACAAATGAACTGATGTCATCCAGGCTGGTCGCCATCGTGAGAGGAATTAAGCGGGAAGAGGCCCGAGCAGCAGGGGCCGGACTCGCAGCTGGCGGAGTCAAGCTGATGGAAGTGACGATGAATACAGCGGGTGCACTGGATATTATGCAGGATTGGCGCTCGGCATACGATGGACAGGCCTATGTTGGAGCCGGTACGGTGCTCAATGTAAATATGGCAAAAGAAGCGGTCTCAGCAGGCGCACAGTTTTTAATCTCTCCGAATGTGGATATGAATGTGATCAGCTTTGCATTGGAGCAGGGAATTGATATATGGCCCGGTGCGATGACTCCAACCGAAATCGCGGCTGCATTTTATGCCGGAGCTGAGGTCGTCAAGCTCTTCCCGATGGCCAGTCTCGGTCTAGGATATTTACGGGAAATACGGGGACCGCTGAACCATATTCCTCTGATTGCAACCGGCGGCGTCACGCTTCAAAATATAGCTGATTATTTTGAGGCGGGTGCCAGTGCAGTCGGAATCGGCAGCTCGCTATTACCTAAGGATGCTTTGGCCAAGGGGAATACGGAAGAGATTGCCTTGTGCGCCGCGCGCTTTGTACAAGCAGCAGTCCGGACGAACCCTTAA
- a CDS encoding glutaredoxin family protein, with the protein MEKVIVYTSTNCPHCKQVKGYLAEKGVEYEERNIEQSDEFAQQVWDMGMRAVPVTVIGEHRILGMNKLQFEKHLNEQV; encoded by the coding sequence ATGGAAAAAGTGATCGTATATACAAGCACCAACTGTCCACACTGCAAGCAGGTTAAAGGTTATCTGGCAGAAAAGGGCGTAGAGTACGAAGAGCGCAATATCGAGCAAAGCGATGAATTCGCGCAGCAGGTGTGGGATATGGGGATGCGTGCTGTTCCTGTGACCGTCATTGGCGAGCACCGCATTCTTGGGATGAACAAGCTGCAGTTCGAGAAGCATCTGAACGAACAGGTTTAA